A part of Palaemon carinicauda isolate YSFRI2023 chromosome 8, ASM3689809v2, whole genome shotgun sequence genomic DNA contains:
- the LOC137644829 gene encoding adhesive plaque matrix protein-like → MLIAVCIAEINNNLEFGSGPIEVSTKDIGFSTTQFPDNLFPLNGSSKTSPQDLDLPDVDSFEKNQASDVFKRPKRKSEKKMHDGDELVAQGSELIDTYAEVPSQKHIDSHSPAHTHHKLEAPPHLSSHPAPAHAVQAVVMPHSVPVPAAFAVSPGYSYTPPFGAPQLAYGVTPHYGITPSYGIAPQYTNPFSAGHYPSTHIGYVSPTPYVMNAYSPSLPEATYKEPAADYKAPAADYKAPAADYKAPAADYKAPAADYKAPAADYKAPAADYKAPAADYKAPAADYKAPAPAYKAPEPAYKAPEQLYNAPAPAYKAPEPAYKAPEPAYKAPAPAYKAPEPSYKAPEPAYKAPEPAYKAPEPAYKAPEPAYKAPEPAYKAPEPAYKAPEPAYKAPEPAYKAPEPAYKAPSHSAGYHAPKPTYKPPVKAYSSPHSGGYEYKAPKPAYKAPEPAYKAPEPAYKAPEPAYKAPEPTYKAPEPAYKAPEPAYKAPEPAYKAPEPAYKAPEPAYKAPEPAYKAPEPAYKAPEPAYKAPEPAYKAPEPAYKAPEPAYKAPEPAYKAPEPAYKAPEPAYKAPEPAYKAPEPAYKAPEPAYKAPEPAYKAPEPAYKAPEPAYKAPEPAYKAPSHSAGYHAPKPTYKPPVKAYSSPHSGGYEYKAPEPAYKAPEPAYKAPEPAYKAPEPAYKAPEPAYKAPEPAYKAPEPAYKAPEPAYKAPEPAYKAPAPAYKAPEPAYKAPEPAYKAPAPAYKAPEPAYKAPEPAYKAPAPAYKAPEPAYKAPEPAYKAPAPAYKAPEPAYKAPEPEYHAPKADHKASDHHAHHGKHGYKIHDPSYSTTIDPHWTPKYTTPYPDYVTFVPPYNFDHYKDSWLSKVHGNVHEHHDSHKAAKGAHEVPHEYDIEYKPVGDHPPKIATYGGVHSKDHEPIYQPDPTIYPAPEHPAPKETGYGYATPKPHFDPYKGHEPAYKAPAPAYKAPEPEYKAPAPAYKAPEPEYKAPAPAYKAPEPAYKAPAPAYKAPEPEYKAPAPAYKAPEPAYKAPAPAYKAPEPEYKAPAPAYKAPEPEYKAPAPAYKAPEPEYKAPAPAYKAPEPEYKAPAPAYKAPEPEYKAPAPAYKAPEPEYKAPAPAYKAPEPEYKAPAPAYKAPEPEYKAPAPAYKAPEPDYKPPVYKAPESEYKAPAPAYKAPEPEYKAPASDYKAPEPEYKAPVSDYKAPTRGYDYKEPDNAYKLPEHTTASYLPPPPEYGSAEKVYGVKDPVPVYGPPTIPHRILDPYAPDYDDVIYAPRRRRPQRRRRPGYRLRPRFYRETSKE, encoded by the exons ATGCTAATTGCAGTCTGTATTGCTGAAATCAACAATAACTTGGAATTTGGAAGTGGGCCTATAGAAGTATCAACAAAGGATATTGGTTTTTCAACAACACAGTTCCCAGATAATCTATTTCCCTTAAATGGCTCATCTAAAACTTCTCCGCAAGATTTAGATTTACCAGATGTAGACAGTTTTGAAAAAAATCAAGCTAGCGATGTCTTCAAAAGGCCCAAGAGAAAATCGGAGAAGAAAATGCATGACGGTGATGAATTAGTCGCACAAGGGTCAGAACTAATAGATACTTATGCAGAGGTTCCATCGCAGAAGCATATTGATTCCCACTCACCAGCTCATACTCACCACAAACTTGAAGCTCCACCTCATCTTTCATCTCATCCAGCCCCTGCTCACGCCGTCCAAGCAGTTGTTATGCCTCATTCAGTACCTGTTCCGGCAGCTTTTGCAGTTTCACCAGGGTACTCTTACACACCACCTTTCGGTGCCCCCCAGTTAGCGTACGGGGTAACTCCTCATTACGGCATCACCCCGTCCTATGGAATCGCTCCGCAGTACACTAACCCGTTCTCCGCAGGCCACTATCCGTCGACGCATATTGGCTATGTTTCCCCAACCCCTTATGTAATGAATGCTTACAGTCCCTCCTTGCCAGAAGCTACATACAAAGAACCTGCCGCTGATTACAAGGCCCCAGCAGCTGATTACAAGGCACCTGCAGCTGATTATAAAGCCCCTGCAGCAGATTACAAGGCCCCTGCAGCTGATTACAAGGCACCTGCAGCTGATTATAAAGCCCCTGCAGCAGATTACAAGGCCCCTGCAGCTGATTACAAGGCACCTGCAGCTGATTATAAAGCGCCTGCACCAGCATACAAAGCACCAGAGCCAGCTTATAAAGCCCCTGAACAATTATACAATGCCCCAGCACCAGCATACAAAGCTCCAGAGCCAGCTTACAAAGCTCCTGAACCTGCATATAAAGCCCCTGCTCCAGCATACAAGGCTCCAGAACCATCATACAAAGCCCCAGAACCAGCTTATAAGGCCCCTGAACCAGCATACAAAGCTCCCGAACCAGCATATAAGGCCCCTGAGCCAGCATACAAAGCCCCTGAACCTGCATACAAAGCTCCGGAACCTGCATATAAAGCTCCTGAACCAGCTTACAAAGCTCCTGAACCAGCTTACAAAGCCCCTGAACCTGCATACAAGGCGCCTTCTCATTCAGCAGGGTACCATGCCCCAAAGCCAACCTACAAGCCACCAGTGAAAGCGTATTCATCTCCTCATAGTGGGGGTTATGAATATAAAGCTCCCAAACCCGCATACAAAGCCCCCGAACCTGCCTATAAAGCCCCTGAACCAGCATACAAAGCCCCTGAACCTGCCTATAAAGCTCCCGAACCCACATACAAAGCCCCCGAACCTGCCTATAAAGCCCCTGAACCAGCATACAAAGCCCCTGAACCTGCCTATAAAGCTCCCGAACCAGCATACAAAGCCCCCGAACCTGCCTATAAAGCCCCTGAACCAGCATACAAAGCCCCTGAACCTGCCTATAAAGCTCCCGAACCAGCATACAAAGCCCCTGAACCAGCATACAAAGCTCCAGAGCCGGCTTATAAGGCCCCTGAGCCAGCATACAAAGCCCCTGAACCAGCATACAAAGCTCCTGAGCCAGCATATAAGGCCCCTGAGCCAGCATACAAAGCCCCTGAACCAGCATACAAAGCTCCTGAGCCAGCATACAAAGCTCCTGAGCCAGCATACAAAGCCCCTGAACCAGCATACAAAGCTCCTGAGCCAGCATACAAAGCCCCTGAACCAGCATACAAAGCTCCTGAACCAGCATACAAGGCGCCTTCTCATTCAGCAGGGTATCATGCCCCAAAGCCAACTTACAAGCCACCAGTGAAAGCATATTCATCTCCTCATAGTGGGGGTTATGAATATAAAGCTCCCGAACCCGCATACAAAGCCCCCGAACCTGCCTATAAAGCCCCTGAACCAGCATACAAAGCCCCTGAGCCTGCCTATAAAGCCCCTGAACCAGCATACAAAGCCCCTGAGCCTGCCTATAAAGCTCCAGAACCAGCATACAAAGCCCCTGAGCCTGCCTATAAAGCTCCTGAACCAGCATACAAAGCTCCTGCACCAGCATACAAAGCCCCTGAACCAGCATATAAGGCCCCTGAACCAGCATACAAAGCTCCGGCCCCAGCATACAAAGCCCCCGAACCAGCATATAAGGCCCCTGAACCAGCATACAAAGCTCCGGCACCAGCATACAAAGCTCCTGAACCAGCATATAAGGCCCCTGAACCAGCATACAAAGCTCCGGCACCAGCATACAAAGCTCCTGAACCAGCATATAAGGCCCCAGAACCAGAGTATCATGCACCAAAAGCTGACCATAAGGCCTCTGATCATCATGCTCATCATGGAAAACATGGCTATAAGATTCATGACCCATCCTACTCCACAACTATTGATCCCCACTGGACTCCAAAGTACACTACTCCTTACCCTGATTATGTAACATTTGTCCCTCCTTACAACTTCGATCATTATAAGGATAGCTGGTTAAGTAAAGTTCACGGTAACGTACACGAACATCACGATTCTCACAAAGCTGCAAAAGGTGCCCACGAAGTCCCTCATGAGTACGATATTGAATACAAACCAGTTGGTGACCATCCACCGAAAATAGCTACTTATGGCGGAGTCCACAGCAAAGACCACGAGCCTATATATCAACCGGATCCAACCATATACCCAGCGCCAGAGCATCCTGCGCCAAAAGAAACAGGTTATGGTTACGCCACCCCTAAACCCCACTTTGATCCATATAAAGGCCATGAGCCTGCATACAAAGCCCCAGCTCCAGCTTACAAAGCACCAGAGCCTGAGTATAAAGCCCCTGCTCCAGCTTACAAAGCACCAGAGCCTGAGTATAAAGCTCCAGCTCCAGCTTACAAAGCACCAGAGCCTGCATATAAAGCTCCAGCTCCTGCTTACAAAGCACCAGAGCCTGAGTATAAAGCACCTGCTCCTGCCTACAAAGCACCGGAACCAGCTTATAAAGCTCCTGCTCCAGCATATAAAGCACCAGAGCCTGAGTATAAAGCGCCAGCCCCAGCTTACAAAGCACCCGAACCAGAGTATAAAGCCCCAGCCCCAGCTTACAAAGCACCCGAACCAGAGTATAAAGCTCCAGCCCCAGCTTATAAAGCACCCGAACCAGAGTATAAAGCTCCAGCCCCAGCTTACAAAGCACCCGAACCAGAGTATAAAGCTCCAGCCCCAGCTTACAAAGCACCCGAACCAGAGTATAAAGCCCCAGCCCCAGCTTACAAAGCACCCGAACCAGAGTATAAAGCTCCAGCCCCAGCTTACAAAGCACCCGAACCAGAGTATAAAGCCCCAGCTCCAGCGTATAAGGCACCAGAGCCCGATTATAAACCTCCAGTGTACAAAGCACCAGAATCAGAGTATAAAGCCCCAGCTCCAGCATACAAAGCACCAGAACCTGAATATAAAGCACCAGCCTCAGACTACAAAGCTCCAGAACCTGAATACAAGGCTCCAGTTTCAGATTATAAAGCTCCCACCAGAGGATATGACTACAAAGAGCCAGACAATGCTTACAAACTTCCAGAACATACAACAGCCAGCTATCTACCGCCCCCACCAGAGTATGGCTCTGCAGAAAAAGTATACGGTGTAAAAGATCCTGTGCCTGTTTATGGACCCCCAACAATACCTCATAGG ATCTTAGATCCCTACGCTCCGGATTATGACGACGTCATCTACGCTCCTCGACGACGAAGGCCCCAGAGGAGGAGGCGCCCTGGCTACAGATTAAGGCCTCGATTTTATAGAGAGACTTCCAAGGAATAA